TTATAAAGAAAATAAAGGATACTTATCCTGATTCTGATATTACCTACGTAACAACTCCTAATGGAGAAGCTATTTTAAAAAATAATCCTCACTTAAATAATATTATTGTCTATGATAAAAGAGGAGAACATAAAGGTTTAAGTGGAGTTTGGCAGTTAGGAAAAAGACTTAGATATGAAAATTTTAATATGGTTATAGTACCACATAGATATTTAAGAAGTTCTGTTTTAGCTTGGCTTTCTCGCTCTCCTATTAGAATAGGTTATGATATCGCTTCTGGAAAATGTTTATTTACTCAAAAAATTAAATACGATAAAAGTAAACATGAAGTAGAAAAACTATTAAGTTTTATTGTCCCAGAAAATAAAAAAAGATATGAGATTGAATTATATCCTAGTGAAAGTGAAAAAGAAAAAATATCTAATATTTGGAAAGAAAATAATCTTGAGGATAAAAAAGTGGTAATTCTTGCTCCTGGAAGTAAATGGTTTACTAAACAATGGCCTGTAGAATATTTTAATGAAGTTATAGAAAAGTTAAAAATTAATAAAAAGATAGGTATTGTTGTTGTAGGTGGTAAAGAAGAAGAAAATTTACCAATAGTAAAAGATGGAGTTGTCGATTTAAGAGGAAAAACTTCTCTTTTACAATTAGCTGATGTTTTATCAAGAGGAGATATTGTTGTTACTAACGATTCTTCTCCTATCCATATAGCTTCAGCTTTTAAAAAACCTAGAATACTTGCAATTTTTGGCCCTACTGTAAAAGAATTTGGCTTCTTTCCTTGGAGTTTAAATAGTAAAGTATTTGAGGTTGAAAATCTAAATTGTAGACCTTGTGGAATTCATGGAGGAAAATCTTGTCCTAAAAAAGATTTTCAATGTATGAAGAAAATATTACCAGAATATATTTTATCAGAAATAAATAGCTATTTAGGATGTGATAAAAATGTATAAAGGGATAATGGAAAAAAAGAAAGTTTTTTTTAATGAATTATCTTCTATTGAATTTTTTGATGTCATAAAAGAAGATAGATATAAACTTTTAAAAACTTTAAAATCTGACAACAGAAGTATTGTAAAACTTATTCAATTTAGAGGAAAACCATATATATATAAAATTCCTTTAGAAAAAAATACTAGAAAATGGCAGAGAATTTTATCTTTTTTTAGAGGTAGTGAAGCACAAAGAGAATTTAAAAATTTAGAAAAAATACTAGAAAATGGTTTTAATACTTCAAAACCTTATTTTGCATGTGAAATAAAAAAATTTGGAATGGTAATTGATTCTTATATAATAATGGAATATATAAACGGAAATGCTGGAGATATTAATAGTTTACCTTTTATTACTGATACTCTTAGCAAAATTCATAAAAAAGGTTATATTCATGGAGATAGTCAACTTTCAAATTTTATTCTTACTAATGATAAATGTTATATAATAGATGCTAAATTTAATAAAAGTATCTTTGGAAAAATAGCTCAAACTTATGAATTCATATATCTAGAAACTAGTTGTGGGCAAGATATAGGACAATTCTATAATAAAAAAGGTATTATTTATTTAATAGCTAGAGGTATTGATAATTATCTTATTCTTTGGGGAAGATTTAGAGCTTGGATAAAATCTTTAATAAGAGGAGAAAGAAATATTTCTTCAAGTGATACATCTAAAGAAAATTTTATTAATAAATTTAAAAATAAAATATCTACAGAAAAATTCAGTCAAAATTTTTCAAAAGTTTTTAAGAAAAAAGAAAATCAAAATGAAAATAATGAAAATAAAAATAATGATGAAACAAAGTCAAATAATCAGGAGGAACTTAAGTGAGAATTTTAATTATTAGATTAAGTTCCATAGGAGATATAATTTTAACTACACCTATTCTAAAACAATTAAAAGAAAAATATCCAAATATTACCATTGATTTTTTAGTTTTAAAAAATTTTAAAGACTCTATAGAAGGAAGTCCCTATATTGATAATTTAATTTTATTTGATAAAAAAATTAATGATGGATATAAAAATATCAAAGAATTAGCAAAAAAATTAAATAAAAATAATTATGACTATGTTTTTGATTTACATAGAAAATTTAGGTCAAAATTAATTTCTAATGGAATTAAAGCTAAAACTTTCACATATCCAAAAAGAAAAATATGGAAAACTCTATTAGTTAGATTAAAAGTTATAAAGTATCATGTAGATGATTCCATTATAAAAAATTATTTTAAAGCATTTAAAGTTTTAGATTTAAAATATAAATTTGAAGATTTACATTTCCCATTTACAAAGCAAGATTTAGAAAGAGTAAAAGAATTTGGTGGATTATTTGCTATAGCTCCTGGGGCTTCTAAAGAAACTAAAAAATGGTTACCTGAAAACTTTGGAAAATTAGCAAAAAAATTATATGCTAAATATAATATAAAAACTGTTTTATTAGGTGGAAAAGAAGATATAGAAAGATGTAATTTAATAAATAATATAAGTGATAATTCTTGTATTAATTTAGCTGGTAAACTTTCTTTAAAAGAAAGTGGAGCATTACTCTCTATATCAAAATTATTAATCACTAATGACTCTGGTCCTTTTCATATAGGAAGAGGAGTTGGATGTAAAACTTTTGTTATCTTTGGGCCAACAGACCCTAATATGTTTCAATTTAATAAAGATACTACTTTAATTTATTCCAATGAAAAATGTGCTCCATGTAGTCTTCATGGAGAAAAACAATGCCCTAAAAAACATTTTAATTGTATGAATAATATAAAAGTAGATTATGTATTTAATTTAATAAATAAAGACTTAAATAAGGAGGAATTATAGTGGCAGTAAAAAAAGTTACAACAGAAGTTGTAGATAAAAATAAAGCTCTTGAAAATGCTATAAAACAAATTACTAAAGATTTTGGTGAAGGTTCTATAATGAAGCTTGGAGAAAATAAATCTATGAATATAGAAGTTATTTCTACAGGAAGTATAAATCTAGATGCTGCTTTAGGACTTGGTGGAGTTCCAAAAGGAAGAATTATAGAAATATATGGAGCTGAAAGTTCTGGTAAAACAACTATTGCTCTTCATATTATAGCTGAAAGCCAAAAAAAAGGTGGAATAGCAGCTTTTATAGATGCTGAACATGCTTTAGACCCTGTATATGCTAAGGCTTTAGGAGTAGATATTGATGAACTTTTAATATCTCAACCAGATTATGGAGAACAAGCATTAGAAATTGTTGATTCTTTAGTACAATCTTCAGCCATTGATGTAATCGTAGTAGACTCAGTTGCTGCTTTAGTTCCAAAAGCTGAAATTGATGGTGAAATGTCTGACCAACAAATGGGATTACAAGCAAGACTTATGTCAAAAGCTCTTAGAAAATTAACAGGAACTTTAAATAAATCAAAAACTACTATAATCTTTATTAACCAAATAAGAGATAAAATTGGCGGATTTGGATTTGGTCCTCAAACAACAACTACAGGAGGAAAAGCTCTTAAATTCTATGCTTCTGTAAGACTTGAAATAAAAAGAGTTGGTTCTGTAAAACAAGGTGACGATATAATAGGAAACGAAGTTGTAGTAAAAGTTACAAAAAATAAAATAGCCCCTCCATTTAAAGAAGCTGCTTTCCAAATTATGTATGGAAAAGGAATTTCAAGAGTAGGAGAAATTTTAGATGCTTCTATTAAAGCAAATATTGTTTCTAAATCTGGAGCTTGGTTTAGCTATGGAGATATAAGACTTGGACAAGGAAAAGAAAATGTTAAAGCAAGACTTGAAAAAGAAGAAGACCTTTTAGAAAAAATCTATAGTGAATTAAAAGAAAAAGGTGTTAAACTTGCAACTTCTACAAGTGAAGAAGATGAAGAAAATTTAGGAGAAAATATTACTGAAGATGAAAATATTGAAAGTTCAGAGGAATAAGATACTTTTTGAAAATAATGTAGAAATCAGTCTTCAAAAAACAACAATAGATGAATATAAATTAAAAGAGGGAGTAGAGATTGAGAAAGATATTTATCTTAATCTCATTGAGAGAGCAGCTCTCTCTTTTTCTTATTGGTTACTTGCTAAAAGAGATTATTCTACAAAGGAATTTACATCAAAATTGATGATGAAATATAGAGAAAAAAATATTATTATAAATATAGTTGAAAAATTTAAAGAATTAAATTATCTTAATGATGAGGATTTTGCTCTTTCATACATTAATTCCCATAAAAGTTGGGGAAATAAAAAACTTGAATATAATCTTTTATTAAAAGGTATAGATAAAAATATTATTCATAACCTTTTAGAAGATAATATTGAAGATGAATTAAAAGAAATAGAAAAACTTTATATAAAAATGGGAACTAAAGAAAAGAAAAAGAAAATAGAAAGTTTAATGAGAAAAGGATTTAAGTATGAACATATAAAAAAAGTTATATCTTATTTAGAAAATTAAATTATTGATAAAAAAAGTAAGATATGATATTATATAGCTTGATTAATTTTTGAAAGGGTATAAAAATGAGAAATATAAAAATAACATATTCCTATGATGGAAGTGACTTTTTTGGTTTTCAAAGACAAATAGATAAAAGAACTGTTCAAGGAGAATTAGAAAAGGTTTTAAATATTATTTTAAAAAAAGAAATAAATCTTGTAACTGCTGGAAGAACTGATAGAGGCGTTCATGCTAATGTACAAGTTTCTAATTTTTTTGTTGATGATTCCATAACTATACCTTTAAAAAATTTCCAAAGAGCTTTAAATAAATTATTGCCAAATGATATTGATGTTTATAAGATGGAAGAAGTTCCTCTAAATTTTAATTCACGTTTTGATGCAAAATATAGAGCTTATGAATACCTTATCACTTGGAAAAAAAATGTATTTACAAGAAAATATATAACCTATATAAATAAACCAATAAATTGTAAAAAATTTTTAGAAGTATTATTACCACTCATAGGTGAACATGATTTTAATAATTTTAGATTAAAAGATGAAAATAATAAAACAAGTGTTAGACAAATATATAAAATTGATGTATATTTAAAAGATGAAACTACATTGGGAATATATATAGAGGGAAATGCTTTTTTAAAAACTCAAATAAGAATTATTGTAGGGACTGCATTAGATGTATATTTTGGAAGAAAACCTAAAAATTATATTAATTTATTATTAGAAGAACCAAATGTAGAGAGAAAAATAGAAATAGCAGAGCCATCTGGTCTTTATTTGACAAAAGTAGAATATTAGGGAGAAAAAATGGAAATAAGAGAAGTCTCTATAAAAGATAAAAATATAATGAATGAAATAGTTGAAATGGAAAAGGATACCTTTGGAAAATTTGGTGGAGTTGATTTATGGATATTAAAACCTATTGTAAAGTTTGGAAAGGTATTTGTTGCTATAGAAGATGAAAAAGTTGTAGGAGCTGCTGAATTTATGATAGCTTTTGATAGACCTGAAGTTTTTCTGTACGGATTTTCTGTTATGAAAGAATATAGAGAAAAAGGTATAGGTACTACACTTTTACTATATTGTGAAGAATATTTTAAAAACTATAACAAAGAAGTTATTTCTCTAACTGTTGACCCTAAAAATATAAAAGCTATTAATCTTTATCAAAGAATTGATTATTTTATTGAAAGCCTTGAAAAAGATGAGTATGATATAGGAATTGATAGATTTATTATGAAAAAATTTTTAACTTCTTAAAAAAAACTTTACTTTTTTCTAATTTTAAATTATAATAATATAAAAATCATTATAAAATGAAAGGAGTACAAATATGAATAATCATATAGAAGAAGTTAAAGATGTTGGTAGCTTTTTAAAAGAACATGGGATAAAACCATCTTATCAAAGAATGCAAATCTATAAATTTCTTTTAGAAAATAGAATCCATCCTACTGTTGATACAATATATAAAGCTTTATGTGATGAAATTCCTACTCTTTCAAAAACTACAATTTATAACACTCTAAATACTTTTGTTGAAAAAGGAATTGTTAGTGTAATAGTTATTGAAGAAAATGAAACTCGTTATGAAGCTAATATGACATTACATGGACATTTTAAATGTAATGACTGTGGAAATATATATGATATTTTCTTAGATACATCTTCTTTAGATTTAAGTCAACTTGATAAATTTGATATAAAAGAAAAACATATATATTTTAAAGGTACTTGTGAGCATTGTTTAAAAAAAGCTAAAAGTCATAATTAATAGTGATATTAATGGAAAGTAAAGAATTTTGTAGTTGTACAGATTTAAATTGTCCTAATCATCCTACTAATCATGCTAAAGGTTGCAATCTCTGTATTTTAAAATGTTTAAAATTAGGTGAAATTCCATCTTGTTTTTTCAATGATATTTCTAAGGAAAAACCAGAAAATGGAGATTATTCCTATAAGGGATTTGCTAATTTTGTATTAAAACATAATAATAAAAATAATAAATAGCACAATATATTTGTGCTATTTTTATTTTCTAATAAAGAAAAAGAACTATTACAAATTATTATAAAATGTAATAGTTCCCTTCCTTTAGTTTTAAAAGTTTTGGTTTGTTTGCTTATTATTTATTTCTTAAAAGTGCTTGAATTTTAATAGGTAGTCCAAATAAGTTTATAAATCCTTCAGCATCTTTTTGGTTATAAACATTATCTTCATCAAATGTAGAGAAATCTTCAGAATATAATGAATATGGAGATTCCATTCCTTGAAGTATAATATTTCCTTTATAAAGTTTTAAATTTACAACTCCTGTTACAAATTTTTGAGAAACATCTACAAAAGCTGAAATTGCTTCTCTATAAGTTGTAAACCATTGTCCATTATAAATTAATTTTGCCATATAGTTTGATAAATTTTCTTTAGCTTGGAAAGTTTCTCTATCTAAACATAATCTCTCTAATTCTTCATGAGCAAAATATAAAATTGTTCCACCTGGTGTCTCATAAACTCCACGAGATTTCATTCCAACTAATCTATTTTCTACTAAATCTATAACTCCCACTCCATGTTTACTTCCAAGTTCATTAAGTTGTTTTACTAATTCCACTCCTGAAAGAGCAACTCCATTTAATTTAGTAGGTACACCTTGTTCAAATTCTATAGAGATTGTTTCTCCCTCTTCTGGAGTATCTTCTAAAGGTTTTACCCATTGTAAAAGTTCTGAATAATTAGGTGTATTACTTGGATTTTCAAGTTCTAGCCCCTCATGGCTTATATGGAAAAGATTTTCATCTCTACTATATGAAGAATTTTCTTTAAAAGGTAATTCAATTCCTTTTGATTTTAAATATTCAATTTCTTGTTTTCTAGATTTTATATCCCAAATACGCCAAGGAGCAATAATTTTTATATTAGGAGCTAAAGCTTTTATTCCTAACTCAAATCTAACTTGGTCATTTCCTTTTCCTGTTGCTCCATGAACAATATAATTAGCTCCCTCTTGTTTAGCTATTTCTACTAAAGCTTTTGATATAACAGGTCTTGCTATTGAAGTTCCTAAAAGATATTTTCCTTCATATTTAGCTCCTGATTTTATCATTGGGAATATATATTCATCTACTAATTCTTGTGTTTTATCTACAGCATAAAATTTTGATGCTCCACTTTCTTTAGCTTTTTTAGCTACTGCCTCAAAATCATCTTTTTGTCCTACATTTACAGATACTGCTATTACTTCAAAATCATAATTTTCTTTTAACCAAGGTATAATTACTGATGTGTCTAATCCTCCAGAATATGCTAAAACAACTTTCTCTTTCATTTTCTTCCTCCATAGATTTATTATAAATTAATTACTCTTGTGCAAAATATTTTTTCATAAGTTCATCAAAAGTTCCATCTTTTACTAATGATTGATATGCCTCATTAATCTCATTAGCTAATTCTTTATTATCTTTTCCAACAGCTATTGAATATTCTTCTTTAGCTATATCTGTATTTATTAATTTTAAATTTTTATTAGTTTTTACATAATTTTTTGCTGGTTCTGAATCTAATACTACCGCTTGAACTTTTTTAGCGTTTAAAGCCATAATAGCTTCAGAAGTTCCATTAAATCTTTGAACTTCTACTCCCTCTACTTTACTTACAGCTATATCTCCTGTATATCCTAAAACAACTCCAACTACATTTCCTGGTAAGTCATCGTAAGATTTAATAATTTTAGATTTTGAATCTTCTGTATTTACCATTATCATTTGACTTGATACAAAATATGGGTCAGAAAAGTTAACAAATTTCTTTCTCTCTTCTGTAGCTGTCATCCCAGCTATTATTACATCTATTTTTTTAGATTGAAGTGCTGGTAATAATCCATCAAAAGCTATATTTTTCCAAATAATCTCTTTATCTATTTTTTTACCAATAGCTTCCATTAATTCTACATCAAATCCAACTATTTTTCCATTTTCTAAATATTCGAAAGGTTCAAACTCTGCATTAGTTCCAACATATAATTTGTCAGATTTTCCAAAAGCAACAAGTGATAAAAGTGTCATAATAAGTAAAACTAATTTTTTCATATAATATCCTCCTCGTAAAATAAAATTTATAAAAATTAAAATTTTTGACAATAAAAAAAGACCAACTTCAATGTTGGTCTTTATAAACTGATTATAAAACATATAAGATTAAATTTAAAATAAAAATATAAAATATAATATTAAGAAAATATCCACTCTAATCAAAATTTTAAATTAATCCTGCCTTAAAGAAATCACAATGTTTTGACTAACATTAAATAACTTAAGATATTTAATTGTTGTAGAATATTTCCTGTTCCTTAAATTTAATGTTACTAACATTGTCTTTTCCTCCTTTTTGTTTTGTTAGAGCAATATTATCATAAAAAAATTTTCTTGTCAATAAAAAATTAAAAAATTTTCTAAAAAAAATTTTCTTTAAAGTTAAAAGATAATATAGTATAATCTTTTTATGAAAAAACATTTGAGGTGAATAATTTATGCTGATAAATAAAAAATACCTATTTAAAATCTTTATGTTTTTTATATTTCCCATATTATCTTATGGAAATAATATAACACTTGATGAGATGTTAAATATGATAGATATAAAAAATTATGATAGAGAAATATATGATTTAGAAAAAGAAAAAAATATTTCTAAAGAAAAATTTTATAATTTAGATTTATATAATGGAATTAAAAGTGAAGCTGATATAAAATATGATTATGATAAAGATAAATATGATACAACAGGAAAATTAATTTATGGAGATTTTTATGTAAATGTATCTAAAAATAAAATCTCAAAAGAAATAGATGATGGTGATAGTGAAATCATCTATGGAATAAATAAAAATTTAAAAAATATGGTCTATTCTAAAAGTGATAGTGAGTTAAAAAAATTAAAATATACAAAACTAAAAGATAAATTTTCATATTTAGATGAACTTGAAAATAAAAAAATAGATTTAATAAATCTTTATGAAGAATATAAAAATAATGAATTTGAAACAAAACTAAAAAGTAACAATCTTTCAAAATTAAAAGCAGAAGAAAAAATCTTAAAAAAATCTTATGAATTGGGAGCTATTCCAAAAATTGATTTACAAACTTTACAAGTTAGTAGAGAAAATTTAGAAATTGAATTAAAAATCTTAGATAGAAATCTTAAAAAGATAAAGGATAGATTTCTATATGAATTTAATATTGACATATCAAATAAAATTTTAGCAGATATTCAAATAAAACAAATTGATATTTCAAAATATATATCAAATATTGGTGAAAGAAAATTACAAAGTTTAGATTTAGATAGAA
This DNA window, taken from Fusobacterium perfoetens ATCC 29250, encodes the following:
- a CDS encoding argininosuccinate synthase, which translates into the protein MKEKVVLAYSGGLDTSVIIPWLKENYDFEVIAVSVNVGQKDDFEAVAKKAKESGASKFYAVDKTQELVDEYIFPMIKSGAKYEGKYLLGTSIARPVISKALVEIAKQEGANYIVHGATGKGNDQVRFELGIKALAPNIKIIAPWRIWDIKSRKQEIEYLKSKGIELPFKENSSYSRDENLFHISHEGLELENPSNTPNYSELLQWVKPLEDTPEEGETISIEFEQGVPTKLNGVALSGVELVKQLNELGSKHGVGVIDLVENRLVGMKSRGVYETPGGTILYFAHEELERLCLDRETFQAKENLSNYMAKLIYNGQWFTTYREAISAFVDVSQKFVTGVVNLKLYKGNIILQGMESPYSLYSEDFSTFDEDNVYNQKDAEGFINLFGLPIKIQALLRNK
- a CDS encoding basic amino acid ABC transporter substrate-binding protein; its protein translation is MKKLVLLIMTLLSLVAFGKSDKLYVGTNAEFEPFEYLENGKIVGFDVELMEAIGKKIDKEIIWKNIAFDGLLPALQSKKIDVIIAGMTATEERKKFVNFSDPYFVSSQMIMVNTEDSKSKIIKSYDDLPGNVVGVVLGYTGDIAVSKVEGVEVQRFNGTSEAIMALNAKKVQAVVLDSEPAKNYVKTNKNLKLINTDIAKEEYSIAVGKDNKELANEINEAYQSLVKDGTFDELMKKYFAQE
- a CDS encoding lipopolysaccharide core heptose(II) kinase RfaY; amino-acid sequence: MYKGIMEKKKVFFNELSSIEFFDVIKEDRYKLLKTLKSDNRSIVKLIQFRGKPYIYKIPLEKNTRKWQRILSFFRGSEAQREFKNLEKILENGFNTSKPYFACEIKKFGMVIDSYIIMEYINGNAGDINSLPFITDTLSKIHKKGYIHGDSQLSNFILTNDKCYIIDAKFNKSIFGKIAQTYEFIYLETSCGQDIGQFYNKKGIIYLIARGIDNYLILWGRFRAWIKSLIRGERNISSSDTSKENFINKFKNKISTEKFSQNFSKVFKKKENQNENNENKNNDETKSNNQEELK
- the truA gene encoding tRNA pseudouridine(38-40) synthase TruA, which produces MKMRNIKITYSYDGSDFFGFQRQIDKRTVQGELEKVLNIILKKEINLVTAGRTDRGVHANVQVSNFFVDDSITIPLKNFQRALNKLLPNDIDVYKMEEVPLNFNSRFDAKYRAYEYLITWKKNVFTRKYITYINKPINCKKFLEVLLPLIGEHDFNNFRLKDENNKTSVRQIYKIDVYLKDETTLGIYIEGNAFLKTQIRIIVGTALDVYFGRKPKNYINLLLEEPNVERKIEIAEPSGLYLTKVEY
- a CDS encoding DUF6485 family protein codes for the protein MESKEFCSCTDLNCPNHPTNHAKGCNLCILKCLKLGEIPSCFFNDISKEKPENGDYSYKGFANFVLKHNNKNNK
- a CDS encoding glycosyltransferase family 9 protein, giving the protein MRILIIRLSSIGDIILTTPILKQLKEKYPNITIDFLVLKNFKDSIEGSPYIDNLILFDKKINDGYKNIKELAKKLNKNNYDYVFDLHRKFRSKLISNGIKAKTFTYPKRKIWKTLLVRLKVIKYHVDDSIIKNYFKAFKVLDLKYKFEDLHFPFTKQDLERVKEFGGLFAIAPGASKETKKWLPENFGKLAKKLYAKYNIKTVLLGGKEDIERCNLINNISDNSCINLAGKLSLKESGALLSISKLLITNDSGPFHIGRGVGCKTFVIFGPTDPNMFQFNKDTTLIYSNEKCAPCSLHGEKQCPKKHFNCMNNIKVDYVFNLINKDLNKEEL
- a CDS encoding regulatory protein RecX, which codes for MKILKVQRNKILFENNVEISLQKTTIDEYKLKEGVEIEKDIYLNLIERAALSFSYWLLAKRDYSTKEFTSKLMMKYREKNIIINIVEKFKELNYLNDEDFALSYINSHKSWGNKKLEYNLLLKGIDKNIIHNLLEDNIEDELKEIEKLYIKMGTKEKKKKIESLMRKGFKYEHIKKVISYLEN
- a CDS encoding Fur family transcriptional regulator yields the protein MNNHIEEVKDVGSFLKEHGIKPSYQRMQIYKFLLENRIHPTVDTIYKALCDEIPTLSKTTIYNTLNTFVEKGIVSVIVIEENETRYEANMTLHGHFKCNDCGNIYDIFLDTSSLDLSQLDKFDIKEKHIYFKGTCEHCLKKAKSHN
- the recA gene encoding recombinase RecA; this translates as MAVKKVTTEVVDKNKALENAIKQITKDFGEGSIMKLGENKSMNIEVISTGSINLDAALGLGGVPKGRIIEIYGAESSGKTTIALHIIAESQKKGGIAAFIDAEHALDPVYAKALGVDIDELLISQPDYGEQALEIVDSLVQSSAIDVIVVDSVAALVPKAEIDGEMSDQQMGLQARLMSKALRKLTGTLNKSKTTIIFINQIRDKIGGFGFGPQTTTTGGKALKFYASVRLEIKRVGSVKQGDDIIGNEVVVKVTKNKIAPPFKEAAFQIMYGKGISRVGEILDASIKANIVSKSGAWFSYGDIRLGQGKENVKARLEKEEDLLEKIYSELKEKGVKLATSTSEEDEENLGENITEDENIESSEE
- a CDS encoding glycosyltransferase family 9 protein produces the protein MRILIIHTAFIGDIVLSTPLIKKIKDTYPDSDITYVTTPNGEAILKNNPHLNNIIVYDKRGEHKGLSGVWQLGKRLRYENFNMVIVPHRYLRSSVLAWLSRSPIRIGYDIASGKCLFTQKIKYDKSKHEVEKLLSFIVPENKKRYEIELYPSESEKEKISNIWKENNLEDKKVVILAPGSKWFTKQWPVEYFNEVIEKLKINKKIGIVVVGGKEEENLPIVKDGVVDLRGKTSLLQLADVLSRGDIVVTNDSSPIHIASAFKKPRILAIFGPTVKEFGFFPWSLNSKVFEVENLNCRPCGIHGGKSCPKKDFQCMKKILPEYILSEINSYLGCDKNV
- a CDS encoding GNAT family N-acetyltransferase; its protein translation is MEIREVSIKDKNIMNEIVEMEKDTFGKFGGVDLWILKPIVKFGKVFVAIEDEKVVGAAEFMIAFDRPEVFLYGFSVMKEYREKGIGTTLLLYCEEYFKNYNKEVISLTVDPKNIKAINLYQRIDYFIESLEKDEYDIGIDRFIMKKFLTS
- a CDS encoding TolC family protein, with protein sequence MFFIFPILSYGNNITLDEMLNMIDIKNYDREIYDLEKEKNISKEKFYNLDLYNGIKSEADIKYDYDKDKYDTTGKLIYGDFYVNVSKNKISKEIDDGDSEIIYGINKNLKNMVYSKSDSELKKLKYTKLKDKFSYLDELENKKIDLINLYEEYKNNEFETKLKSNNLSKLKAEEKILKKSYELGAIPKIDLQTLQVSRENLEIELKILDRNLKKIKDRFLYEFNIDISNKILADIQIKQIDISKYISNIGERKLQSLDLDRKITEENINYLSYSNKVPDISLGVERKKETHNNTNSENRVFLKFSKDLFYYDVNLENEKITLAQQNINHKKESEKNISMQLKIQENYNNFYRNYIINKNKANLENNKYEIMKKKYTLGNITYVEVMDVFEDYLKFEVEAEKAKNLFNGYIYEIMIRGEKNHE